The following nucleotide sequence is from uncultured Ilyobacter sp..
CTACACACATGACACTATCAGCTCCGCCCCAGTAGATCTTCAGTGTTCCATCCCCTTCGTCCACTGCTCCACAGGTAAAGACTACATTGGGCACATAGCCCGTTACTTCCCAAGGATCTTCCGGTTGAAGGATCCACTCATCTGAAACTCCCAGTATAATAGAGGGATCCTCCAAATCATGAAGAGCTACCCCCAGTCTATAAACAGATCCTGCCATGGTCTTAAATACTCCATGGTAGATATTTAGCCATCCTTTTTCAGTTTTTATAGGAGTGGCTCCAGGCCCTATCTTCATCTCATCCCAATGATAGTTATTGGGATACATTATTAATTTAGATCTTCCCCAATGAATCAAATCCGGTGAATATGATATCCAAATCGACCATTTGGATATCTCCGAATGGGGTCTATCTAACCTCACGTACTGTCCATCTATTTTTTCTGGGAATATAACTACATTTCTTTGATCTGCCTGAGTAATAAGAGCGACTCTTTCTACATCTATGAAATCATGAGTTTTCGCCAGAGCTATCCTAACCCCATATTTGGAATAACAACTATAAGTTAAAAGATACTCACCATCGATTTCACTGATTCGAAGATCTTCTACACCGTATTCCTCATACTGAGAAAATATCGATTCCTTGTCCTCGCAAGGTGTTAAAAAAGGTTTCGGTTCCACTTTAAAATCATAACCATCATCACTTTTAGCCATTCCAATAACCGATCTTCCATTTAGCAGGTGGGAACGAAACAACATAATATATTTATCCTTATATTTAATAACTCCTGCATTATGAACTGTAGCTACAGGATATGGCACATCATCTTTAGTTAATATGGGATTTTTTTTATATCGTACTACTACTTTTCTCTTCATCTATTACCTGCTTTTCTTCGTTCTTCAAGGATCTTTTCATATACCTTTATATAGTCATCCACCATTCTGTTGACTGAAAATTTCTCCTCTACAATCTCTCTGCATCTTTTCCTGTCAATACTTGAGAGTTTCTCCAGGGCTCTCAGAGCTCCTTCCACGTCATTCACAAGAAACCCATTGATTTCATCCTCTATAAGTTCAGGCATACTACCTTTGTTATAGGCTACTACAGGTGTCCCGCAAGCCATCGCTTCAACAACGGATAATCCAAAGGGTTCCTCAAAGTCTATAGGATGTAGAAGAGCCTGTGCTCCACCTAGCAGCTTATCCCTATCCTCAGGACCGACACTTCCTATATAGGTAATATCTCCATTCAGATGGGGCTCTATTTCACTTTTGAAATATCCTTCATCTTGAATAATTCCTGCCATTATGAGCTTTTTATTGGATCTTTTAGCAATTTCGATAGCTTCTTTAGGACCTTTATCTTTGTGTAATCTTCCAAAAAACAAAAGGTAATTTTCCGGGTGATCTCTATATGTAAACTGAGTTAGATCTATTCCATGATACACATTATCGATGTAGTTCAGATTACTACTCCGATCTGAATTGCTTATTGAAACATAGTAGGTATTCTCATTATATTTTTCATATACAGGGAGTATCTTTTCAGAAGAAAATCCATGTATCGTGGTAAGTACTGGCGTATCCACTAACCCGCTATACGTCAGTGGAAGAAAATCAAAGTTGTTATGTATAATATCAAATTCATCGGCACTCTGAAACACTTTAGCTATATGCAGACCTTCCCAAACTTTAGGATCTATATTTTTATCCTCTTCATACCCAACTTGACACACCGATCTCAGTTTCCCTTCTGTTATAGATTCACCCGTTGCAAATAGCGTTACATCCACTCCTCTTTTTACTAATCCCTCACAGAGTAAGGAAACAATAGTTTCCCAAGGACCGTAATGCCTAGGAGGGGTTCTCCAGGCTATGGGGGAAAGTAAAGCCACCTTCAATGGATTTTTTTCCTGAACTTCATTATTTCTTTTATTTTTATTCACCTTAAATCACCCCTACAAACTTATTATATTAACACCTTAAACTTCCTTTACACTAGTTTATAAATATTCAGGAGGACTGTCTGGATTATGTTTACTCATAACAAAGATCATTTTAAAAATTCATCCTAGCTCCACCAGCATAACGATTTCAAAATGCAATATTTTGACCATATTGTCTACAATTTCTAGCATATTTGAGACTTTTTTCTTCATATTTATTTTTTTAAAAAAAATATAATTCAGTATCTGCCACCCAAAATTGGTATTACGTCAAGTTTTTGGACAATTATTTTTCCTTTTTTGTGCTGCTTCCAAGTATTCTCTAGGAGATTTCCAGTCAAGTCTTTTCTGGATTTTCTTATTGTTGTACCAATTCTCTATATACTCAATAATATCAGTCATTACCTTTTAAAAATTTTCATATATCTTATGGTGAATAAGCTCCTTTTTTAATACTCTATACAGGCATTATCATATGGATTTCCTTTTCTTGAGTATGATAAGCTTATTTCTTTAGCTTTTACTGCCTCTTAAATGCTTTAGAGGTATACTGCCCCCCACCTCTCTATATATACGGTAGCGCGCTTAATATCTTTTCTCTTTATTTTATTAGGATTACCTGGGCTTATCCATAACCCAGTGTCTAACTGTTGGTTCTGCTATACCATATTCTATTGCTAAGTCTGGTATTACGTCAAGTTTTTGGACAATTATTTCTCCTTTTTTATGCTGCTTCTAAGTACTCTCTAGGGGACTTCCGGTCTAACTTCTTCGGGATTCTCCTATCATTGCACCAATTCTCTATATACTCAATAATATCAACTATTACCTCTTCAAAACTCTCATATATTTTATGGTGAATAAGCTCCTTATTCTATTGTTAAGTCTTTGATTTCCTTACCTTTTCCCCTATTGAAAAGTCTAACCATCGTTTCTTTGATTTCATTACTGTGCTTTTCTACTACCGTGTAGACCTCTAGTTCTCAACAATTTGGACTCCAAATCCAATTCCACTGCACAATATGTGACGTAATGATTTTAGGAGCGTCTATGGTGATATGGTCTTTTATAAAAAAGAATAATATATGGTTTTTTGCTCCAGAAAAAAAGGATTATTTAGCTGTTAGTGCTATGGGGACATCATACACCGCATACAGTGAAATCTTAAACGTAGTTCTAAGGGAATCTTGGTCATATGCCCCTTATTCCTTGTATTCATATTGGAATCATTCCGATTATTCAATGGATTATCCTTACAATGCTTACAATTTATATATGTCCCCTCCTATTCAGATTATGTTTTCCACAGAATTCATTCATTCCGTTCATATGTTCATATGTTCATAACGCGTTATATCAGAAACTTGTTTGCTAAACTTTATTGATTCAGTTCTTATCTTTGCGTGAATAGCGGCAATTTCACCCTTAGTTTTTTAGTTTATTATTCTTTAAGCTTCTAAATTTTTGGTTTGGTTCTCTAAAATATATATTTTTCTGCTATTATAAGCTTCCTTTTCTAGAACACTTAACTTTCATTTTGTTCGGGAGTTAAGTTTTGATTAATTCTAGCCTCATGTCTCCTTGAATCATACATGTGACTGTAGTTATTGTAAGCTCTAGCAAAAACTGCAACTAATAATTTTTTCATAATTACCACTATCCTTGATGTGTAATCGGTAGAATATAATTATGACAATCGCCAGTTTTGTTTTCAAACTGTTAAAATCCAATTAATACAAGGATTTCCTCTTATTTTATTGAATAGAATAAACAGGTAAGAAACAAATTTTGAATAGTAGGAGGTAAGGTCATGAAAAAAATCATAATAGAAGGTATGATGTGTGGGCACTGTGAAAATACTATAGAAAAAAAACTTAAATCTATTGAAGGTATAGGATCTGTAGAAGTTTCACTTGATGAAAAGTCTGCTTTTATATCTGGAGAGATTGAAGAAGATTTGATAAAAAAAGCTATCGAAGAAGAAGGTTACAAAGTTCTATCAATAGAAATTGTAGAAGCTCATTTAAAAGAAGAAAAGGAAAAAAAGGGATTTTTTAGCAAATTAATAGGGAAGATTGAAAAATCTAATGAAAAAGAATTTGGAAAAGGTAGTATTGACTGCTGCGACCTTTCAAAACAAGAAAAAGAAGATGAAGAAAAAAAACATTAACTTATTTTTAATTCTCCTTTTTCTAAGAAATAAGTTCAGCATCTTCGAAAGATCCTCAAAGAACGATAATATATTTTTGCTTATAAAAAATAAAAGCTGTTGGAATTACCCAAATTTAATCTAAATTTAATATAGCCTTCCTAGTCATTATAAATATTGACTCGGGAGGTTTTTTTAGTTGTTTTATTTGAAAGGTCATATTAATGACCAAAGTAGCAGCTCAGGTTAATTATTCATGAAAGGACTTTTAAACTTTTAATTGAATAATAAGTGAAACAGAGGAAGATTTTTTATTGTAGGGAGGAGAATTTAATGAAAAAAATTTGGGCTATACTTTTATACATTTTAATTTTTAATTTTAGTTTTTCTAAAGTAGTGGAATATGAAGTCGACATAGCTTATACAGAAGTAAATTTTACTGGGAATCCTATAAAGGCTATGACATTAAATGGAGGCATCCCGGGACCAACTCTTGAATTTACAGAGGGAGACATTCTCAGAGTAACATTTAACAATCATATGGATGTGGAGACCTCTATACACTGGCACGGTCTGCTGGTTCCAAATGATCAAGACGGAGTTCCTTACCTAAATACCCCTCCCATACTTCCAGGGACTTCATTCACCTATGAAATTCCCTTGATACAATCAGGAACCTATTGGTATCACTCTCATACGGGACTGCAGGAGCAACGAGGAGTGTACGGGGGGATCGTAATACATCCAAAAGAGAAAAAAGAATCCATGACAGAGTATGTTGTGGTTCTTTCAGACTGGACTGATGAATCTCCAGAACAGGTTCTGATAAACTTAAAAAAAGACGGAGACTATTATGCTCTAAAGAAGGGAAGAGTTCAGTCCTGGGAACAAGTAATAAAAAATAGAGCGGTAAAAGAACGGCTAATGGGTTCTCTTATGAGAATGGGACCCATGGATCTTTCAGATGTGGGATATGATGCCTTTTTCATAAATGGTCAAAAAAATATATATTTACAGAATATCGCTAAAGGAACACCTGTAAAATTGAGGGTCATAAATGCCGCAGCATCTACTTACTTTAATCTTTCCTATTCTAAGGGGGATATGAAAATAGTGGCTGCAGACGGTCTTGATGTGGTACCAGTTGATAAGTCTAAGCTTCTTATAGGGGTTGCTGAAACATATGATATAGTTGTGGACGCAGGAGGATCACTTACAGCTTCTGCTCAGGACGGGACAGGATATGCCATGCTTCATACAGGAAACATGAATATGATGCCTACGGATGCCATGGAAATGGAAGAATCTGATATGCAATCTATGAACTCTATGAATTCTATGGAGTCTGCTCATTACGACTTCCTGAGATCAGAAAAATCTACAGAATACAGCAGTGGTCTTGATGAAAGAGTTGTGCAGCTAAATCTTACAGGGGATATGGACAGATATGTCTGGACATTTAATAATAAAGCACTCACAGAAAGTGATAAAATCCTTGTGAGAAAAGGGGAAAAAGTCAGATTCATCTTAAAAAATGAAACTATGATGCGTCACCCTCTTCATCTCCACGGACATTTCTTCAGAGTTATAAATAATAACGGACCAAATTCCCCTCTGAAACACACAGTAGATATTCCTCCTATGCAGACCGTAGAGATAGAGTTTTTGGCCCAGGAGGAAAAAGATTGGTTTTTTCATTGTCATAATTTATACCATATGAAAACAGGTATGTCCAGGATAGTGAGCTATGACAGTGAGAACCTTTCCAAGGATTTGTCCAGCAAGCTTTCCTGGGACAGAAGATGGTTTTATAAGGGCTATATTTCTGGGGCCACAAATTATTCAGATATCAATATCACAGCATTTAATTCAAAAAACACCCTTTCTCTAATGGGAGAGGCATCCTATGAAGGAGAGCATGATATGGATATACAATATGGAAGATATATAAATCGAAATTTATCTTTAATTACAGGTTTTAATTTTGAGGAGGGTGAAGACGGAGAAGTAGACAACAGGGGATTTGTGGGTGTGGAGTATCTTCTTTCTCTGCTTATAGAGTCTGAAGTAAAGATTTATGATGACGGAGATCTGGAAACAGATTTTTCTAGTGAACTGCAACTCACAGACAGACTGCAGTTCAACTGGGAGTTGAATACTGATGGAGAGTATCTATTGGAGCTAGAATACAGATATAGAAAATGGATTTCTTTCATGGCAAATGTCCACTCAGAATATGATGAAGGGGTGGGGATAAAAATAAATTTTTAAGTTTGTTAAAATAAGATTTATGATGATGGATTTTGAAAACAATAAATTTATAGATAGTTTATTGCTAGGAGGTGTCTTAAATGAAAAAGATAACAATTAAAGGTATGATGTGCGGTCATTGTGTAGAAACCATCGAGAAAAAACTGAAATCCACAGAGGGTGTCGAAGATGTCAAAGTTTCTCTTGAGGAAAAGACGGCCTTTATTTCCGGCGAAGTTGAGAATGATCTGATTAAATCAGTAATTGAAGGAGAAGGATATCAGGTTATCTCTGTAGAAAATATTGAAGAATATCCGAAAGATAAAAAAGAAAAAAATAAAGATAAAAATTAATATTACTTTTTCTTTCCTTTTAAAAAATTTGATTTTATCCAATTCCAATTCATTCCCACATGAAAAAAAGCCAAAAATATAAACAAATATCCAAGTTTTGGGTGGACCAGATAAAATATTTCTGGAGGCATTAAACTTCTTAGAAAGACCACGGCTACAATGGATATAAAATTTATTAAAAGAAGTAGATTGATTATTTTAAGCAATGTAATTTTTTTCATAAAAACACCACCCATAAAAATTATCCTATTGCTATATTTGATTAAATCTGAATTTTCCTCTGTATAAAATAATGTATTAGTTGAGATAAAGTCAACTATCTATAAAAGCAAGTGGCAATTTAGTCCAATATAATAGGATTGATGTCATCTTTAAGGAGAGAATGCTTATGAGAATCCCAGTAAAAGAATTAAAAGATTATTCCATATTTTTAAAGCCATTCTTTTGGAGTCAAAAGAAGAGATATGGAAAAGTTCTGATTCCAGGTCTTCTCTGGGGAAGAGTCCCAAAACTTTTTGCAGCTGTAGCAGTTCTCTACGGAGTGTTAATCAGAAAGAAATCCCCCATAAGCCCTGTGATACGATCAATAGTAACGGTTAGGGTTTCCCAAATAAACTGGTGCCGTTTTTGTGTTGACATAAATTCCTCTACACTAGCTAAACTAACCAATTCAATGGATAAAGTTGAAAATCTTGAAAAGTGGAGGGAGTCTGACCTCTTTGATGACAGAGAGAGGGCTATCCTTGAGTACACCGAAGCGATAACATATTCAGACAGGGAGGTTACTGACGAGATGGTTGCCCTTCTAAAGAACTATTTTGATGAAGATGGCATAGTTGAGCTAACCGGCCTAATAGCTTTTCAGAATTTATCCAGTAAATTCAACGGCGCTCTGGATGTTGCTCCTCAGGGATTTTGCAAACTCCCTTCTGAAAATATAAAACATGAGACTTGAGGATTAAAAAATCTTGAGAGATAAATTTTGAACTATTATTAGGAGGTGAAAAAATGAAAAGGATATTATGGGTTATTTTGACGATATTCATTTTAATTAGCTGTTCTGGCAAAAATGATGAGAGAAAAATCAACCCCGATGATCACAAGGTAATTGGTGAGATTATTGATGGTGCAAGAGTTATAGAAGTAGAGGCATACCGCTTTGCCTTTGAACCGGATTATATAGTCGTAAATGCAGGGGAAAAAGTCACGCTTAATTTTACAACCCGGGATGTGACACATGGGTTTATGATTGAAAAGATGGGTATTGACGTGAATATAAATCCAGGAGAAATAAGTACTATAGAATTTACTCCAGAAAAAAGCGGAATTTATAAATTCCGGTGTTCAGTTCCTTGCGGAAGTGGGCATAAAGCGATGGTCGGGTATTTGATTGTAAAATAAGATAAAAGCTGCCGGAATTCCGGCAGCTTTTATCTTATTTTTTTAATTAGGCTCCCGCTTTTTACTGGCACTTGATTTATATTATCTATAATATATTGCCTACTCATATTCTGGCTTAAACATTGCATCATTGCTGTTTTTACAGACACAGAAACATTTTTAGAAAAAGCCAACATTGAAGTCAACAACATCGTAATCACTAATAAAATTATATAAATTTAATTATCTGTCTTAATGCTGGAATGCCAACGTTTCATGAGCAGTGAGTTACTTACCACAGAAACCGAGCTAAAAGCCATGGCGGCTCCAGCTATTATTGGACTTAATAAAAATCCTGTAAAAGGATAGAGAGCCCCTGCAGCCAGAGGAATTCCGAGACTGTTATAGAAAAATGCCCAAAATAAATTTTGCTTGATTTTTCTCATGGTATATTTTGACAGCTCCATTGCAACAACCACGTCTCTCAAATCCTCTTTTATAAGCACAATATCCCCAGACTCTATTGCAACATCGGTTCCTGAACCTATTGCTATTCCCAGGTCAGCCTGGGTAAGAGCAGGGGCATCATTTATTCCGTCCCCAACCATTGCAACCTTCTTGCCTTCCTCTTGAAGTTGTTTCACACTGTTTGCTTTGTCCTGAGGCAGAACCTCAGCCAGAACCCTTTTGATTCCCACCTGTTTTGCTATCGCCTCAGCTGTACGCCTGTTGTCACCTGTTATCATGATGGTTTCTATCCCATGTTTATTCAACGTTTCTATAGCTTTGGCCGAGTGCTCCTTCAATGTATCAGCTACAGCTATAATACCTGCCAACTTTTTATCTACAGCAATGAGCATGGCAGTCTTACCTTCAGTTTCAAGTTCTTCAAGCTTTTTTAAAGCCGATTCATAATCAACATTTTTTTCTTCCATAAGCTTCCGGTTTCCGAAATCGATCCACATATCCTTGTATCTGACCTCTATACCCTTTCCGGTAATTGAATTAAACTCATCTGGGGTGTCGATTTTTATCTGTTTCTCCTTTGCATGGGCAACTATCGCTTCCCCTAGAGGATGCTCCGAATTTTTTTCGGCAACTGCCGCAAAGATAAGTATTTCATCCTGAGAGAACTCTGATACTGTAACAATATCTGTCACCTGAGGTTCTCCCTTTGTAAGAGTCCCCGTTTTATCAAAAACTATAGTATCTATTTTTTGTGCCATCTGGAGACTCTCTGCATTTTTAAAGAGTATCCCTGCTTCAGCTCCTTTTCCGGTTCCGACCATTATAGCGGTAGGAGTTGCCAAACCTAGGGCACATGGACAGGCGATTATTAAAACTGCCACGAATATTGTGAGAGCAAAGGTAAATCCTCCTACAAAGTACCACATTATACTTGATATAATTGCTATACTTACCACGATAGGTACAAAATAAGCTGATATTATATCGGCAAGCTTTTGTATGGGAGCCTTGCTCCCCTGAGCATCCTCTACCATTTTTATGATCTGGGCAAGTGCCGTATCGACTCCTACCTTGGTTGCTTTGAATTTAAAGCTTCCGGTTTTATTCATTGTGGCACCGACTACTCTGTCCCCTTCGGATTTTTCAACAGGAATACTTTCACCGGTTAGCATACTCTCGTCCACACTGGAATGTCCCTCTACTATATCTCCATCAACAGGAATCTTTTGACCAGGTTTAACTACTACTACATCTCCTACCATCACTTCTTCAGCGGGAATCTCAATTTCATTACCATCTCTTATAATCAGTGCGGTTTTGGCGGAAAGACTCATAAGTTTTTTTATGGCCTCACTTGTTTTGCCCTTAGCTTTCGCTTCGAGGAACCTTCCAAGCAAAATAAAGGCTACCAGAAGACCGGCCACCTCAAAGTATAGCTGGTCATGTCTCCTTTTTAACATAGCCCAGATACTATATATGAATGCCGACCCTGTACCAATGGCCACTAGAGTATCCATATTTGCAGTTTTTGCTTTTATAATAGATTTTAGACCTTTTGTGTAGAACTCATAACCTACAAGTATTATGGGAATCGTGATTAAAAACTGTATTACTCCCATGTGTTTGTTTATGATATCGTTAATTGGAAGCCCCATATGTGGACCCATGGCAAAATATAACAAAGGCAGACCCAGAATCATAGCGATACTTGTTTTATATTTTAATGAACGGATCTCTTTTTCTCTTGCCTCTTTTTCTTTGTCCTGATTTTCAGTTTCCAAAAAATTGTCATAACCCGCATCTTTTATTATCTTTCTTATCTTCGCGGAGTCAATTATTTTTGGATCATATTCTATTGTAGCCTTTTCCGTTGGTAGCAGAGTTTTTCCACTTATTCCAGAGAGTTTCTCCAGAGCTGATCCCACGATCCCCATACAGTGTGGATTGTCCATCCCTATGATTTTCAGTTTCATAGTGGCAGTAGATTCAGGTTTTTTTACCTTATAACCGCTGTCAACGATTATTTTTTTCAAATCTTCTTCACTGATTTTATCAGGGAAGTAGTTCACAGTGGCTTTTCTGGTAGCAAGATTGACATTGACATCTTTTATCCCTTCGGTATTTTTTATATTTTTTTCTATCTTGGTGGCACAGGAACCGCAGGTCATGTCCTCTATCTCGATAACGCATTTAGTAGCTGCTTTCATTTTTTCTTCAGGATTTTCTATCTTTTTATGTTGGAATTCCTCATAGCATTTTTTGCTGCAAAAATAATAGGTGGTGCCATCCTTGTCCAGTTTAAATTTAGATTTTTCTGGATCCACTTCCATACCGCAAACAGGATCTTTTGCCATAAATATCACTCCTTATTAAAAATAGAGATACATACATTTTAGATCACATATACTGTTTTTTCCTTAAGTCACCTTTTTTTTGAGAAATTTTGAATTGGCGTATGGTTTTCACATTTTATAAATTTTACAGAAGCTTTATTGCCCCTTAGACAGTTTGGACTCTTGCGCGAATTAATATTAAAGAGCAACGATATGACTAGAAGAAGATACTCTATGGAAGAAAAAGAAAGGATATTGGAAGAAGTTAAACTTGTTAAGAATAGAAGAGCCGTGGCAGCTAAGTATAATTTGGCTGAAAGTACCATCAGAGGGTGGGAAAAAAAGCTTTCTCAGAAAGAATTTGGGCAACAGAAGGATTTAAGTAAAATTAATAAAACCCTTGAGACTGAAAATAAGGCACTGAAGGAAATTTCTGCTGAAAAAGATCTTGAAATCAAGATTTTGAAGGATGTGTTAAAAAAGATGTAACCACTATTTTTAAGTATCAAGTAGCAAAGCATTGGATTGACGAGGGTAATAAACCGTCCTTAGTCCTGAGATAAGAAGGCCTATCGGCTATGTAAAGAATTAAAACTTCTCCAAAAATATCTACCTCAGCCCAAAGAAAAAAGGTTCTAGCTACAAGTAAAAAGGTCAAATCATCAAACAAATTATGGAAATAGACGTGGAGTATGGATATATCCATGGAATCGAAAGATTATTCTACGTTTATGAAATTATCGATGTTTTGATAGAAGTATAATTGATTACCACATCGGGTTCTCCTGTACTGCGGAAGATGTTTGCAAATCTTTAATTAGAGCTGTTAACAGGAGATTAGAACTCATACCTGAGGAACTCTATATTAGAAGTGACAACGGGTCCCAGTTTACTAGCAAATTATTTTGAGACACTTGCAGACCTCTAGGAATAAATCATGAAAGAATCCCCAATGCTATCCCTGATAAAAATGCTCATATAGAGTCATTTCATAGTATTTTAGAGCTGGAAGTCTTTGGTTATAAGTATTTTGAAAGTTTTCAAGAAGCCTATAAAGAGATGCAGGAATTTATAGATTTCTATAATACAAAAAGAATTCATGGAAGTTTAAAATATATGACTCCCCAGGAATTCTATGAGAAATACAAAGGAAAAGAATCAGAGAAATTTAAAGTAGCAGCGTAAAACGCGCAAACTAAGGAAATAAGTCCAATAATTAGGGGGTCAAACCGGTTTTAAGGTGCCTTGTTCTGTTTCTATTTATTTTCGCTATTCCTTATACTGAGATTATACCTTTTTGATATTTTCTGCAGCAATTCACCTATGAAACACTGGTAAATTATATTAAAATTAGTAAAAAATAGTTTCTGACACCTTAAAAATGAGATTTAATTTTGATTGATTCTGTTGATGTATATTATAACTATTAATTATAATAAATTAGTGATTAATTAAAAAGACACCTCAAAAGAGTGCCTAAAACTACTGGGTTTGGATAGACTATACTTCAAATGACTAGAAAGCGTATCTTTTAAATTCACACTAAATTCTTGAAAATCTCTGTGAATATATTTTAGCATTTTTAATTATACAAAAACATTCTTCATAATAATTAAAACTATTGGAACAGAAATTAGCATTAACAGGGTGGTTTGAGCAACTCCTCTTACAGCCAATTGAGTATCACAGTTTTTTTCTTCTGAAAATATAACAGTCAGTGACCCTGATGGCAGTGCAGTAAGAAGTACAATAATCAGGGCAATATCTCTTTCAATTTTAAAAACAGATAAAACTAAACACATTACAAATGGCAATAAAATTAATCTGAAAAAAGATATAATATAAGGGTACTTTTCAGTAAAGATACTTCTAAAATCCATTCTCGAGACTTCACAGCCGATAATTATCATTGATAAAGGCACTATCATAGAACCAACCATTGAAAGAGATTCACCTACAAAATTAGGCAATCTGAATGGCAGAATATAAAGAAAAACTGACAGAAGAGAAATCAAAATTATTTTATTAAAAATAACTTTTTTTCTTTTAGTTTTATCTCCCAATTCCATAAGATAAATACCTAAAGAAAAGA
It contains:
- a CDS encoding carboxymuconolactone decarboxylase family protein, which translates into the protein MRIPVKELKDYSIFLKPFFWSQKKRYGKVLIPGLLWGRVPKLFAAVAVLYGVLIRKKSPISPVIRSIVTVRVSQINWCRFCVDINSSTLAKLTNSMDKVENLEKWRESDLFDDRERAILEYTEAITYSDREVTDEMVALLKNYFDEDGIVELTGLIAFQNLSSKFNGALDVAPQGFCKLPSENIKHET
- a CDS encoding multicopper oxidase domain-containing protein translates to MKKIWAILLYILIFNFSFSKVVEYEVDIAYTEVNFTGNPIKAMTLNGGIPGPTLEFTEGDILRVTFNNHMDVETSIHWHGLLVPNDQDGVPYLNTPPILPGTSFTYEIPLIQSGTYWYHSHTGLQEQRGVYGGIVIHPKEKKESMTEYVVVLSDWTDESPEQVLINLKKDGDYYALKKGRVQSWEQVIKNRAVKERLMGSLMRMGPMDLSDVGYDAFFINGQKNIYLQNIAKGTPVKLRVINAAASTYFNLSYSKGDMKIVAADGLDVVPVDKSKLLIGVAETYDIVVDAGGSLTASAQDGTGYAMLHTGNMNMMPTDAMEMEESDMQSMNSMNSMESAHYDFLRSEKSTEYSSGLDERVVQLNLTGDMDRYVWTFNNKALTESDKILVRKGEKVRFILKNETMMRHPLHLHGHFFRVINNNGPNSPLKHTVDIPPMQTVEIEFLAQEEKDWFFHCHNLYHMKTGMSRIVSYDSENLSKDLSSKLSWDRRWFYKGYISGATNYSDINITAFNSKNTLSLMGEASYEGEHDMDIQYGRYINRNLSLITGFNFEEGEDGEVDNRGFVGVEYLLSLLIESEVKIYDDGDLETDFSSELQLTDRLQFNWELNTDGEYLLELEYRYRKWISFMANVHSEYDEGVGIKINF
- a CDS encoding cupredoxin domain-containing protein; translated protein: MKRILWVILTIFILISCSGKNDERKINPDDHKVIGEIIDGARVIEVEAYRFAFEPDYIVVNAGEKVTLNFTTRDVTHGFMIEKMGIDVNINPGEISTIEFTPEKSGIYKFRCSVPCGSGHKAMVGYLIVK
- a CDS encoding glycosyltransferase family 4 protein, which translates into the protein MNKNKRNNEVQEKNPLKVALLSPIAWRTPPRHYGPWETIVSLLCEGLVKRGVDVTLFATGESITEGKLRSVCQVGYEEDKNIDPKVWEGLHIAKVFQSADEFDIIHNNFDFLPLTYSGLVDTPVLTTIHGFSSEKILPVYEKYNENTYYVSISNSDRSSNLNYIDNVYHGIDLTQFTYRDHPENYLLFFGRLHKDKGPKEAIEIAKRSNKKLIMAGIIQDEGYFKSEIEPHLNGDITYIGSVGPEDRDKLLGGAQALLHPIDFEEPFGLSVVEAMACGTPVVAYNKGSMPELIEDEINGFLVNDVEGALRALEKLSSIDRKRCREIVEEKFSVNRMVDDYIKVYEKILEERRKAGNR
- a CDS encoding glycoside hydrolase family 130 protein, which translates into the protein MKRKVVVRYKKNPILTKDDVPYPVATVHNAGVIKYKDKYIMLFRSHLLNGRSVIGMAKSDDGYDFKVEPKPFLTPCEDKESIFSQYEEYGVEDLRISEIDGEYLLTYSCYSKYGVRIALAKTHDFIDVERVALITQADQRNVVIFPEKIDGQYVRLDRPHSEISKWSIWISYSPDLIHWGRSKLIMYPNNYHWDEMKIGPGATPIKTEKGWLNIYHGVFKTMAGSVYRLGVALHDLEDPSIILGVSDEWILQPEDPWEVTGYVPNVVFTCGAVDEGDGTLKIYWGGADSVMCVGEANINKLIDMCLIEEDLE
- a CDS encoding heavy metal-associated domain-containing protein encodes the protein MKKIIIEGMMCGHCENTIEKKLKSIEGIGSVEVSLDEKSAFISGEIEEDLIKKAIEEEGYKVLSIEIVEAHLKEEKEKKGFFSKLIGKIEKSNEKEFGKGSIDCCDLSKQEKEDEEKKH
- a CDS encoding cation transporter, whose amino-acid sequence is MKKITIKGMMCGHCVETIEKKLKSTEGVEDVKVSLEEKTAFISGEVENDLIKSVIEGEGYQVISVENIEEYPKDKKEKNKDKN